The following are encoded in a window of Arvicanthis niloticus isolate mArvNil1 chromosome 1, mArvNil1.pat.X, whole genome shotgun sequence genomic DNA:
- the Kazald1 gene encoding kazal-type serine protease inhibitor domain-containing protein 1 — MPRVFTGLPANHAAPTLALPFLLLLLLMVRTQVPVSARPSTGPDYLRRGWLRLLTEGEGCAPCRPEECAAPRGCLAGRVRDACGCCWECANLEGQLCDLDPSANFYGRCGEQLECRLDAGGDLSRGEVPEPLCVCRSQRPLCGSDGRTYAHICRLKEASRARPDANLTVVHPGPCESEPQILSQPHNIWNVTGQDVIFGCEVFAYPMASIEWRKDGLDTQLPGDDPHISVQFRGGPQRFEVTGWLQIQALRPSDEGTYRCLARNALGQVEASATLTVFTPDQLNATGFSQLQSQSLVPEEEAESEGLEDHY; from the exons ATGCCCCGAGTGTTCACAGGGCTTCCAGCTAACCATGCTGCACCTACCTTGGCGCTGCCCTTCCTACTACTATTATTGCTGATGGTGCGGACCCAGGTACCCGTTAGCGCGAGGCCGTCCACAGGCCCCGATTACCTGCGGCGAGGCTGGCTGCGGCTGCTAACCGAGGGCGAGGGTTGTGCTCCCTGCCGGCCAGAAGAGTGCGCTGCGCCGCGGGGCTGCCTAGCAGGCCGGGTGCGGGATGCGTGCGGCTGCTGCTGGGAATGCGCCAACCTGGAGGGCCAGCTCTGCGACCTGGACCCCAGCGCTAACTTCTACGGGCGCTGCGGCGAGCAGCTCGAGTGCAGGCTGGACGCGGGCGGTGACCTGAGCCGAGGAGAGGTGCCGGAGCCGCTGTGTGTCTGCCGCTCGCAGCGCCCGCTGTGTGGTTCGGACGGTCGTACCTACGCGCACATCTGCCGCCTGAAGGAGGCCTCCCGCGCTCGCCCGGACGCTAACCTCACTGTGGTGCATCCGGGGCCCTGCGAATCGG AGCCCCAGATCCTGTCGCAGCCTCACAATATTTGGAACGTGACCGGTCAGGATGTGATCTTTGGCTGTGAGGTATTTGCCTACCCCATGGCCTCGATTGAGTGGAGGAAAGACGGCTTGGACACCCAGCTGCCAGGGGATGACCCCCATATCTCTGTGCAG TTTAGGggtggacctcagaggtttgaggtGACTGGCTGGCTACAGATTCAGGCTTTGCGACCTAGTGATGAGGGCACCTACCGCTGCCTTGCCCGGAATGCTTTGGGCCAAGTTGAAGCTTCTGCTACCCTTACAGTGTTCACACCAG ACCAGCTGAACGCCACAGGATTCTCCCAGTTGCAGTCGCAGAGCTTGGTtcctgaggaggaggcagaaagtgaAGGGTTGGAGGATCACTACtag